In Shewanella sp. VB17, a single genomic region encodes these proteins:
- the relA gene encoding GTP diphosphokinase, whose amino-acid sequence MVSVREAHFSDPNFQLEEWVNRYISDTDEAQILLELISRIEIMLANSKQDNTTWLARAREMIEILAPLNMDIETLQASVLFIVFDAGILSKAALEERFSSGLSRLVMSVETMNAIGALKVNNQSRTSDVKIDNIRRMLLAMVEDVRAVVIKLAERICLLRESKNASEESRVLLAREIADIYAPLANRLGIGQLKWELEDISFRYLHPKTYQEIAKQLDGKRLDRETFIDDFVQQLQTRLDKDQIRAKVYGRPKHIYSIWKKMRGKDLKFDELFDVRAVRIVTDRLQDCYGALGVVHTLWHHIPREFDDYVANPKPNGYQSIHTIVVGPEGKTVEIQIRTEQMHEDAELGVAAHWKYKEGASGGKQSGYEEKINWLRKILQWQEDVAESGNLVEEVRSQVFEDRVYVFTPSGEVVDLPLGSSVLDFAYYIHSHVGHKCIGAKVDGRIVPFTYQVETGQRVEIITSKHPNPKRDWLNPNLGYIRTSRARSKIQHWFKQQDRDKNIVAGKEMLEVELARSGLKIKDAQSAVERFNLVSMDDLLASIGGGDVRLNQVVNHVQSQMHINQIDDETAVEDLVKKGGIKSKKENRGQVEVNGVGNLMSHIARCCRPVPGDEIFGFITKGRGISVHRADCEQVKELIRVQPERAVDVVWGEHYSGGYKIRLRIIANDRSGLLKDLTSVLAAEKSHVMAMSSSSDVKTQTAMIELELELYNLDGLSRVMAKLTQIEGVSEARRV is encoded by the coding sequence ATGGTATCTGTTCGAGAAGCACATTTTAGCGATCCTAATTTTCAGCTGGAAGAGTGGGTCAACCGTTACATTAGTGATACGGATGAAGCCCAAATATTGCTCGAACTTATCAGCCGTATCGAGATCATGCTTGCCAATAGCAAACAAGATAATACTACCTGGCTTGCACGCGCCAGAGAGATGATTGAGATTTTAGCGCCATTAAATATGGATATTGAAACCTTGCAAGCATCAGTATTGTTTATTGTCTTTGATGCTGGCATCTTATCCAAAGCGGCACTAGAGGAGAGATTTAGTAGTGGGCTTTCCCGATTAGTGATGAGTGTCGAGACAATGAATGCCATTGGTGCTCTTAAAGTCAATAATCAGTCACGTACCAGTGATGTCAAAATAGATAATATTCGTCGTATGTTACTGGCGATGGTCGAAGATGTACGCGCAGTGGTTATTAAACTAGCAGAACGGATTTGCCTGCTTAGAGAAAGTAAAAATGCCAGTGAAGAGTCGCGGGTCTTATTGGCACGTGAGATTGCAGATATTTACGCACCCCTAGCTAACAGGCTGGGTATTGGTCAGCTTAAATGGGAACTTGAAGATATCTCTTTTCGCTACTTACATCCAAAAACTTACCAAGAGATAGCGAAGCAGCTTGATGGTAAGCGTTTAGATCGTGAGACTTTTATTGATGATTTTGTTCAACAACTTCAGACTAGACTCGATAAAGATCAAATCAGAGCGAAAGTCTATGGTCGTCCTAAACATATCTACAGTATCTGGAAGAAAATGAGAGGTAAAGATCTCAAGTTTGATGAACTGTTTGATGTTCGCGCGGTACGAATCGTCACCGACAGACTACAAGACTGCTATGGGGCGCTAGGTGTTGTGCACACTCTTTGGCATCATATCCCACGTGAATTTGATGATTATGTGGCTAATCCCAAACCTAATGGGTATCAATCTATTCACACGATAGTCGTTGGACCAGAAGGGAAAACCGTTGAAATACAAATACGCACAGAGCAGATGCATGAGGATGCAGAGCTCGGGGTGGCAGCACACTGGAAGTATAAAGAAGGGGCAAGTGGGGGTAAGCAAAGTGGTTATGAAGAAAAAATAAACTGGTTACGTAAAATTCTTCAATGGCAGGAGGATGTGGCGGAAAGTGGTAACTTGGTTGAAGAGGTGCGTAGCCAAGTATTTGAAGATCGTGTGTATGTATTTACACCCAGTGGTGAAGTTGTCGATTTGCCATTAGGATCTAGTGTGCTGGATTTTGCTTATTATATTCACTCACATGTTGGACATAAGTGCATTGGTGCTAAGGTTGATGGTCGTATTGTACCTTTTACTTATCAAGTCGAAACTGGCCAGCGTGTTGAAATTATTACCTCTAAACATCCCAACCCTAAGCGTGATTGGTTAAATCCTAATTTAGGTTATATTCGAACTTCACGGGCTCGTTCTAAAATTCAACATTGGTTTAAACAGCAAGATAGAGATAAAAATATCGTTGCAGGTAAAGAAATGTTAGAAGTGGAATTAGCCAGATCTGGGCTTAAAATTAAAGATGCTCAAAGTGCCGTCGAGCGTTTTAATTTAGTGAGTATGGATGATTTATTGGCGAGTATCGGAGGAGGAGATGTACGTCTTAATCAAGTGGTTAATCATGTCCAAAGTCAGATGCATATTAACCAGATTGATGATGAAACAGCAGTTGAAGATCTGGTTAAAAAGGGCGGAATTAAATCGAAGAAAGAAAATAGAGGTCAGGTAGAAGTCAACGGTGTTGGTAATTTAATGAGTCATATCGCTCGTTGCTGCCGGCCTGTACCGGGTGATGAAATATTCGGTTTTATTACCAAAGGCCGAGGTATTTCTGTTCATCGTGCTGATTGTGAGCAGGTGAAAGAGTTGATAAGAGTACAACCTGAGCGAGCCGTTGATGTGGTGTGGGGGGAGCATTACTCTGGCGGTTACAAAATACGCTTACGTATTATTGCCAATGATCGCTCTGGGTTACTTAAGGATCTCACTTCGGTTTTAGCAGCTGAAAAGTCTCATGTGATGGCCATGAGTTCATCATCAGATGTGAAAACACAAACAGCAATGATTGAACTTGAACTTGAGCTGTATAATTTAGATGGGCTTTCACGTGTGATGGCTAAACTAACTCAGATTGAAGGCGTGAGTGAAGCAAGAAGAGTGTAA
- the rlmD gene encoding 23S rRNA (uracil(1939)-C(5))-methyltransferase RlmD: MAQFFKAKPNSSTKLSAKISLKVARLDHLGAGIAQYQGKVVFISGVLPDEQVTVQLTDQKKRHSRAKLLTLESSSKDRVEPKCGHYNECGGCDLQHLALDKQRSHKESVLIGLMGKLSHAKVETLAPAITSEQWAYRRRARLATYYNQETKKITLGFRAKSSKEVISITDCPVLATALTVLISPLSKVLNQLSGRKALGHVELIDVDNGQFVVVRMTKSLSDNDNERLSLFAKQHGINLIVQGNEGDFSVLEGSKERPFYTLNGELKLSFTPGSFVQVNGNINAAMVEQAVEWLQVKSGERVLDLFCGVGNFSLPLVKSGAQVIGVEGVPEMVAQARINAKQSGLSNVSFFHTDLSADLSQEPWLGKVDKLLLDPARAGAFESLQWLKKMKPKAIVYVSCDPSSLARDSESLLKHGYKLKKMGLIDMFPQTHHIESMALFELT; encoded by the coding sequence ATGGCACAGTTTTTTAAAGCAAAACCAAACAGTTCAACGAAGCTCTCGGCAAAAATATCACTCAAAGTGGCCCGATTGGATCATTTAGGGGCTGGTATTGCTCAATATCAAGGTAAAGTTGTATTTATTTCAGGTGTCTTACCTGACGAACAAGTAACAGTTCAGCTAACAGACCAGAAAAAACGCCATTCTAGAGCCAAGCTGTTAACACTAGAGTCTAGCTCAAAGGATCGAGTGGAGCCTAAATGTGGTCATTACAATGAGTGTGGTGGTTGTGATCTTCAGCATCTAGCATTAGATAAGCAACGTAGCCATAAAGAATCTGTCTTGATCGGATTGATGGGAAAATTGAGTCATGCCAAAGTAGAAACCTTAGCGCCTGCTATTACCAGTGAGCAATGGGCCTATCGTCGCCGTGCACGCTTAGCAACCTATTATAATCAAGAGACAAAAAAAATCACGTTAGGTTTTAGAGCGAAATCGAGTAAAGAGGTGATCAGTATCACTGATTGTCCGGTTCTTGCGACAGCACTGACGGTGTTAATCTCACCGCTATCTAAGGTGTTAAATCAACTGTCAGGCAGAAAGGCTTTAGGCCATGTTGAGCTTATTGATGTTGATAATGGCCAGTTTGTTGTTGTGAGAATGACAAAGTCGTTATCGGATAATGATAACGAAAGATTAAGCTTGTTTGCCAAGCAACACGGCATAAATTTGATTGTACAGGGCAATGAGGGGGATTTTTCTGTACTCGAAGGCTCTAAAGAACGTCCTTTTTATACCTTAAACGGTGAACTGAAGTTGAGCTTTACACCGGGAAGTTTTGTTCAGGTTAATGGGAATATTAATGCTGCTATGGTTGAACAGGCTGTTGAATGGCTGCAAGTTAAGTCTGGTGAGCGTGTATTGGATCTTTTTTGCGGTGTGGGGAATTTTAGCTTGCCGCTGGTTAAATCCGGTGCGCAAGTCATTGGGGTTGAGGGTGTACCAGAGATGGTTGCTCAAGCGAGAATCAATGCCAAGCAAAGTGGTTTGTCTAATGTGAGTTTTTTTCACACAGATTTAAGTGCTGATCTGTCACAAGAACCTTGGTTAGGAAAAGTAGATAAGTTATTGCTTGATCCAGCAAGAGCGGGGGCATTTGAAAGCCTTCAGTGGTTGAAAAAGATGAAGCCTAAAGCGATAGTTTATGTTTCCTGTGATCCATCAAGTTTAGCCAGAGACAGTGAATCCTTGTTAAAGCATGGCTATAAACTGAAAAAAATGGGGTTAATTGATATGTTTCCACAAACGCATCACATTGAATCCATGGCATTGTTTGAATTAACTTGA
- the barA gene encoding two-component sensor histidine kinase BarA, whose translation MNKAYNMTKYSLRSWVLVLALAPTILVGILLGSYFTINRFYELEETLIEQGGNIIEPLAIAAEIGLKNKDFETTKKLITAAQLNKSSLVQFIAIFDNKNNIVVTSHHYKNHELMRYNKPLSSLLRTELEQVGDSFILRSPIFSSDYDLQLNAFDFKDPQQLIPTKLGYIAILVNKENSLLEQHRAAVAAFIIVLIGVQLNLLFTFRLVKNVTQPITEMVRVVAKIREGKLDTRVNGNLIGELDLLRRGINAMASSLSEYHDEMQQNIDQATSDLRETLEQIEIQNVELDLAKKRALEASRIKSEFLANMSHELRTPLNGVIGFAKQLLKTPLHSSQQDYINTIEKSAANLLKIINDILDFSKLEAGKLVIESLPFSLREIIDDTVTLLSNSAREKDIELAIDIDPTIPDDLCGDAMRFTQILTNLIGNAIKFTDKGSVHLTLKLTESTKSKVNFRCEITDTGIGIDAYQQEILFQAFGQADSSISRRFGGTGLGLIITKRLVNRMGGQIGCQSEADVGSTFWFTLPLEISQYPVMNFLETKTLLNKTLLLLEPRTLSNSILMKHFDQWGMKTTSIHCIDQLSTHSPNKSLIYDYGIVSCKALNPDVDFSIQLKTIKAQCQYVVLLFCTNKQELHTVLGSVDKILPAPVSEKTLAQTLIDPKSDRTYQRQDNSQPKPIFREALNVLAVDDNPANLKLIDTLLKELVSQVTVINNGKGAVEIAQERSFDMIFMDIQMPGTDGISATKQIRQHSLNRNTPIIAVTAHAIAEERQLIQQSGMDGYLPKPIDEAALKGVINRWKTRPKFTHFDPFTLNWELCLTQANQKTDLALDMLKMLVVSLPSTTEHIKRALEELNQKSMLSSVHKLHGACCYCGVPTTQKLCQAIESSLKHGAAVEDVEPEILELLDELIKVESAANQVISQLSTDIIDDNKTRLL comes from the coding sequence ATGAATAAAGCTTACAACATGACAAAATATAGCCTTAGATCATGGGTGCTTGTATTGGCGTTAGCCCCGACGATCCTTGTTGGCATATTATTAGGGAGTTATTTTACCATAAATCGTTTTTATGAACTCGAAGAAACACTCATCGAACAAGGTGGCAATATTATTGAACCGCTTGCGATTGCCGCAGAGATAGGACTGAAGAATAAAGATTTTGAAACAACTAAAAAATTAATCACCGCAGCCCAACTTAATAAATCATCTTTAGTGCAATTCATTGCCATTTTTGATAATAAAAACAATATAGTAGTAACCTCTCATCACTATAAAAACCACGAACTTATGCGCTATAACAAGCCACTAAGTTCACTACTAAGAACGGAGTTGGAGCAAGTCGGTGATAGTTTCATTTTACGCAGCCCTATTTTCTCCTCCGATTATGATCTTCAATTAAATGCTTTTGATTTCAAAGATCCACAACAATTAATACCAACGAAGTTGGGCTACATTGCCATACTCGTCAATAAAGAGAACTCCTTACTTGAGCAGCACAGAGCGGCTGTAGCTGCCTTTATTATTGTATTGATCGGTGTTCAACTTAATCTACTCTTTACCTTTCGTCTGGTTAAAAATGTAACACAACCTATTACAGAGATGGTCAGAGTGGTGGCTAAAATTCGAGAAGGTAAACTCGATACCCGAGTCAATGGTAATTTAATTGGCGAGCTGGATTTACTGAGACGTGGCATAAATGCCATGGCGAGTTCACTATCGGAATACCATGACGAGATGCAACAAAATATAGATCAAGCAACTTCAGATCTAAGAGAAACATTAGAACAGATTGAGATCCAAAACGTTGAGTTAGATTTAGCTAAAAAACGCGCACTTGAAGCAAGTCGAATTAAATCAGAATTTTTAGCCAATATGTCACATGAACTCAGAACACCACTTAATGGCGTGATAGGATTTGCTAAGCAGCTCTTAAAAACACCTTTACACTCAAGCCAACAAGACTACATCAACACCATCGAAAAAAGTGCAGCAAATTTACTCAAAATTATTAATGACATTTTAGACTTCTCTAAGCTAGAAGCAGGAAAACTGGTGATAGAGAGCTTACCTTTTTCCTTACGTGAAATTATCGATGATACCGTCACTTTATTGTCAAACAGTGCCAGAGAAAAAGACATCGAACTGGCTATTGACATCGACCCTACTATCCCAGATGACCTCTGTGGTGATGCGATGCGATTCACTCAGATCCTCACCAATTTAATCGGTAATGCAATTAAGTTCACTGATAAAGGTAGCGTCCACTTAACTCTTAAATTAACAGAAAGCACAAAAAGTAAAGTCAACTTTCGGTGTGAAATAACTGATACTGGTATTGGCATAGACGCCTATCAGCAAGAAATACTGTTTCAAGCCTTCGGGCAGGCTGACTCCTCTATTTCACGTCGCTTTGGCGGAACAGGCCTAGGCTTGATCATCACTAAACGCCTAGTCAATAGAATGGGCGGACAAATTGGCTGCCAATCTGAAGCTGATGTTGGATCAACTTTCTGGTTTACTCTTCCTTTAGAAATTAGCCAATATCCTGTCATGAATTTTCTGGAAACCAAAACATTACTCAATAAAACCCTGCTTTTACTAGAGCCAAGAACACTGTCAAACAGCATATTAATGAAACATTTTGATCAATGGGGAATGAAAACAACCAGTATTCATTGCATCGATCAGTTATCAACACATTCCCCCAATAAATCGCTTATCTATGACTATGGTATTGTCAGTTGTAAGGCACTCAATCCAGATGTCGATTTTTCCATTCAATTGAAAACAATTAAGGCACAATGCCAATATGTAGTTCTCTTATTTTGTACGAATAAACAAGAATTGCACACCGTTTTAGGCTCAGTGGACAAAATTTTACCTGCGCCGGTCAGTGAGAAAACCTTAGCTCAAACACTTATCGACCCAAAATCAGACAGAACGTACCAACGTCAGGATAACAGCCAACCTAAGCCTATTTTCAGAGAAGCCTTAAATGTACTGGCTGTGGATGATAACCCTGCAAACCTGAAATTAATTGATACCCTTTTAAAAGAACTCGTCAGTCAGGTTACGGTTATCAATAACGGTAAAGGCGCGGTAGAAATTGCCCAAGAACGCAGTTTTGATATGATATTTATGGATATACAGATGCCTGGCACTGATGGGATCAGCGCAACTAAGCAGATCCGTCAGCATTCTTTAAATCGTAATACACCTATCATTGCAGTAACAGCTCATGCTATTGCTGAAGAAAGACAGTTAATCCAACAAAGTGGTATGGACGGTTACCTGCCTAAACCTATCGATGAAGCCGCACTAAAAGGAGTGATCAATCGATGGAAAACTCGCCCTAAATTTACCCATTTCGATCCCTTCACCCTTAATTGGGAGCTTTGTTTAACCCAAGCTAACCAAAAGACTGATCTCGCACTTGATATGCTTAAAATGTTAGTCGTATCCCTGCCTTCTACCACAGAACACATAAAAAGAGCATTAGAGGAACTGAATCAAAAATCAATGCTTTCATCTGTACATAAACTTCATGGAGCTTGTTGTTATTGCGGCGTACCAACAACACAAAAACTTTGCCAGGCGATTGAATCTAGCTTAAAGCATGGTGCTGCTGTAGAAGATGTCGAACCTGAAATACTTGAGTTACTTGACGAGTTAATTAAGGTAGAATCGGCAGCAAATCAAGTGATATCACAGTTATCAACGGATATAATAGATGACAACAAAACTAGGCTTCTTTAA
- a CDS encoding YjaG family protein, whose translation MTTKLGFFKRVKALDLQQKKVFAIALCQRMLPNYQLFSEVCEFGDPQVLDTVLNLLWQSSYDSKLKLNIDIYLERLELITPDPANFDVYGVYPAMDATTALIALLSAIQSKVEEDIVNISKLSSSTVANYIEAISEVELDEEAFDDYIFNHEVMLDEKALQENLLELIEDNPKLNAEFIKSLRKDIIDAGISNIGIGTQEN comes from the coding sequence ATGACAACAAAACTAGGCTTCTTTAAACGTGTAAAAGCATTAGACCTTCAGCAGAAAAAAGTATTCGCCATCGCTTTATGCCAGCGCATGTTGCCAAATTATCAACTTTTTTCTGAAGTCTGTGAATTTGGCGATCCTCAGGTATTAGACACAGTGCTAAACCTATTATGGCAATCAAGCTATGATTCAAAATTAAAGTTGAATATCGACATTTACTTAGAAAGATTGGAGCTTATAACACCAGATCCGGCTAATTTTGATGTGTACGGCGTTTATCCTGCTATGGATGCAACCACGGCATTGATCGCGCTGTTAAGTGCAATACAAAGCAAAGTCGAAGAAGATATTGTCAATATAAGTAAACTATCATCAAGTACAGTAGCCAATTACATCGAAGCGATTTCAGAAGTAGAACTTGATGAAGAGGCATTCGATGACTACATTTTTAATCATGAAGTTATGCTGGATGAAAAAGCTCTACAAGAAAATTTATTAGAGCTCATTGAAGATAATCCTAAACTTAACGCTGAGTTTATTAAGTCATTACGTAAAGATATTATCGATGCAGGTATATCCAATATTGGGATTGGTACACAAGAAAACTAA
- a CDS encoding AEC family transporter codes for MSPILTPLFTVIFMMLLGSLVQKIKRLPANTDLVLNQYVYYVAFPSIMLIVLAKTPINEILQWGFIAGYSLAMMITYLLVILISNLTNKGRADLAALRALNTTFGNTAFIGMPMLTMLFPKQSSALTAAAIASLLSVIIFALALVSIELYQKKVTGVKKEVEQYSPLFTIILSLMHNPVVIGSSIGILLSATQFELFDPLSIALKQIGMTSTPCALFAIGMVLAKVNTHQDTPDNKKSLCNTIIELSWINLAKLFIQPVLAYVLLSAFNVKGDYFIMGVLLAALPTAASVFLLADRYQIKVVMSAQAIMLGTILSMLTLPLIENVLH; via the coding sequence ATGTCCCCCATCCTTACCCCATTATTTACTGTTATCTTCATGATGCTCTTGGGATCATTAGTGCAAAAAATAAAACGACTTCCAGCCAATACAGATCTCGTCTTGAACCAGTATGTTTATTACGTGGCATTTCCTTCCATCATGTTAATTGTATTGGCGAAAACTCCCATAAACGAAATATTACAATGGGGATTTATTGCTGGTTACAGTCTCGCCATGATGATCACTTATCTACTGGTGATATTAATATCCAACCTTACTAATAAGGGACGTGCTGACTTAGCTGCATTAAGGGCACTAAACACGACATTCGGTAACACCGCTTTTATTGGGATGCCTATGTTGACCATGTTATTTCCCAAGCAAAGCAGTGCCCTGACAGCCGCTGCAATTGCAAGCTTATTATCTGTTATTATCTTCGCTTTAGCCCTTGTCTCTATTGAGCTATACCAAAAAAAAGTGACTGGAGTGAAAAAGGAAGTCGAACAGTACTCACCGCTGTTCACTATTATTCTTTCCTTAATGCACAACCCTGTCGTTATCGGCAGTAGTATTGGTATACTCCTATCTGCCACCCAATTCGAGCTATTTGATCCGCTCTCTATTGCGCTAAAGCAAATAGGCATGACATCTACTCCTTGTGCCCTCTTCGCTATCGGCATGGTTCTGGCTAAAGTGAACACACATCAGGACACTCCCGATAACAAAAAATCTCTTTGCAACACAATTATCGAGCTAAGTTGGATAAATTTGGCTAAATTATTCATCCAGCCAGTACTAGCCTATGTTTTACTGTCGGCTTTCAACGTCAAGGGAGATTATTTCATAATGGGTGTGTTATTAGCTGCGCTTCCGACCGCTGCGAGTGTCTTCCTATTAGCAGACAGATACCAAATTAAGGTCGTAATGAGTGCGCAAGCCATAATGCTAGGCACTATACTAAGTATGTTAACCTTGCCTTTAATCGAGAATGTGCTCCATTAA
- the recN gene encoding DNA repair protein RecN — MLCQLSINNFAIVRFLELDFKPGMTSITGETGAGKSIAIDALGLCLGNRADATTVRPGASKAEVSTRFSLNDVPLAKRWLEDNDLELEQECILRRTINSDGRSRAYINGNPVPLSQLKSLGQLLIGIHGQHAHHAMLKNEHQLTLLDSYANHRLLLEAVSSGYQRCKLIEKELKSLQQTQHQRIARKQLLQYQVEELNEFALNKGEFEDIEAEHKKLANGTALVEACKKQLSILQDNEQANIESLINTGITQAQELESYDPHLKSVVTMLNEALIRIQESSNEIECYLDKLELNPEYFEKLELRLSQLMQLSRKHQVLPTTLYDHHQELLTELNSLDSDESALLQLEEQVNASKQNYLVHANKLSQSRIRYAKELNKKVTQSIHELSMPKGKFCIAVTFNPESMSLNGCDNIEFQVSTNPGQPMQAISKVASGGELSRIGLGIQVITAKKVSTPTLIFDEVDVGVSGPTAAVVGRMLRTLGDSTQVFCVTHLPQVAGNGHQHMFVNKHSKAGKTETSMVSLNKSQRIEELARLLGGDVITSNTLANAKELLQS; from the coding sequence ATGCTTTGCCAACTTAGCATTAATAATTTTGCTATCGTTCGATTTCTCGAACTTGACTTTAAACCTGGAATGACCAGCATCACAGGTGAAACAGGTGCTGGTAAATCTATCGCAATTGATGCCTTAGGCTTATGTTTAGGTAACCGTGCTGATGCAACAACGGTTAGACCTGGTGCATCAAAAGCTGAAGTCAGTACAAGGTTTTCATTAAACGATGTTCCCTTAGCAAAGCGTTGGCTTGAAGATAATGATCTTGAATTAGAGCAAGAGTGTATTCTTCGACGAACAATCAATAGTGATGGACGCTCAAGAGCTTATATCAATGGTAATCCAGTCCCTCTCAGTCAGCTTAAAAGCCTCGGACAACTGTTAATTGGAATACATGGGCAACACGCTCATCATGCTATGCTTAAAAATGAGCATCAACTCACTTTACTCGATAGCTACGCTAATCACAGACTGTTACTTGAGGCGGTGTCCTCTGGATATCAACGCTGTAAACTCATAGAGAAGGAGTTAAAATCTCTGCAGCAAACTCAACATCAACGTATTGCTCGCAAACAGTTATTACAATATCAAGTCGAAGAGCTCAATGAATTTGCACTCAATAAAGGCGAGTTTGAGGACATTGAAGCTGAACATAAAAAACTGGCTAATGGTACCGCACTGGTAGAAGCATGCAAAAAACAACTCAGCATATTACAAGACAATGAACAAGCCAATATTGAATCACTTATTAATACTGGGATCACTCAAGCTCAGGAACTTGAATCATACGATCCCCATCTCAAAAGCGTGGTCACTATGCTCAATGAGGCCCTTATTCGGATCCAAGAAAGCAGTAATGAAATAGAGTGCTATTTAGATAAACTTGAACTAAATCCTGAGTATTTTGAAAAGCTTGAATTAAGGCTTTCACAATTAATGCAGCTATCACGTAAACATCAAGTTCTCCCAACGACACTCTACGATCATCATCAAGAACTGCTTACAGAACTCAATTCATTAGATTCCGATGAAAGTGCTTTGCTCCAATTAGAAGAGCAAGTTAATGCCAGTAAACAGAATTACTTAGTTCATGCTAACAAACTCAGTCAAAGCCGGATCCGTTATGCGAAAGAACTAAATAAAAAAGTGACTCAATCGATACATGAACTCAGTATGCCAAAAGGTAAATTCTGTATCGCTGTAACATTTAACCCAGAATCAATGTCGCTTAATGGCTGTGATAACATAGAGTTTCAGGTATCAACGAATCCAGGTCAGCCAATGCAGGCCATCTCTAAAGTCGCATCTGGTGGTGAACTTTCACGTATAGGCTTAGGCATACAAGTGATTACAGCCAAAAAAGTATCGACACCGACACTCATTTTTGACGAAGTCGATGTTGGGGTTTCAGGACCCACAGCTGCAGTTGTTGGCCGCATGCTTCGCACCTTAGGTGATTCAACTCAAGTGTTTTGTGTCACTCATTTGCCGCAAGTCGCTGGTAACGGTCATCAACATATGTTCGTCAACAAGCACAGTAAAGCAGGGAAAACAGAGACCTCTATGGTCTCGTTAAATAAATCCCAGCGTATCGAGGAACTCGCAAGGCTACTCGGTGGCGATGTGATAACCAGCAATACTTTAGCCAATGCTAAAGAACTATTACAAAGTTAA
- a CDS encoding NADP-dependent oxidoreductase, whose product MQAQQILLDSRPDGLPTHANFKLVPVSLPAIQMGEFLVKNLWMSVDPYMRGRMVDRESYIAPFVLGEALEGGSIGEVIESRHSSFPVGAKVTSMLGWRSHYVTDGSDHTLLPETPLSESHFLGVLGMPGMTAWTGLNRIAELKEGETLFVSAASGAVGSVACQLAQLMGCKVIASVGSDEKATHLKSLGVDAVINYKTVDNLSAALQVAAPQGVDVYFENVGGEHFAAALDNMNDHGRIAVCGMIAQYNDTAPTPGPSNLALIIMKKLKIEGFIVFEHWAHYPEFTQQMAQWLSTGAVKAEQTIYEGLASAPDAFIGLFEGKNRGKMLVKLS is encoded by the coding sequence ATGCAGGCCCAACAGATATTATTAGACTCACGCCCAGACGGTTTACCCACTCATGCTAATTTCAAATTAGTGCCTGTTTCATTACCAGCGATCCAAATGGGGGAATTTTTAGTTAAAAACTTATGGATGTCTGTGGATCCATACATGCGTGGGCGTATGGTAGATAGAGAGAGTTATATTGCCCCTTTTGTACTTGGTGAAGCACTCGAAGGTGGTTCGATTGGTGAGGTGATAGAGTCGCGTCATTCGAGCTTCCCTGTCGGTGCTAAAGTGACCAGTATGCTAGGCTGGCGAAGTCATTATGTGACTGACGGTAGTGATCACACTCTGCTTCCAGAAACTCCTTTAAGTGAGTCACATTTTCTTGGCGTGTTAGGCATGCCAGGTATGACAGCCTGGACTGGGTTGAATCGAATAGCTGAGCTAAAAGAAGGGGAAACCTTGTTTGTTTCTGCAGCATCTGGTGCTGTAGGAAGTGTGGCGTGTCAATTAGCTCAGTTAATGGGGTGTAAAGTGATTGCTTCTGTCGGTTCTGATGAAAAAGCGACTCACCTGAAAAGTTTAGGTGTCGATGCTGTGATTAATTATAAAACGGTCGATAATTTAAGTGCTGCGTTACAGGTTGCAGCGCCTCAAGGGGTGGATGTTTACTTTGAAAATGTCGGTGGCGAGCATTTTGCTGCCGCACTGGATAATATGAATGATCATGGCAGAATTGCTGTATGTGGCATGATTGCTCAATACAATGATACAGCTCCGACACCTGGGCCAAGTAACCTTGCTTTGATCATAATGAAGAAGCTTAAAATAGAAGGTTTTATTGTATTTGAGCATTGGGCTCATTACCCTGAATTTACACAACAGATGGCGCAGTGGCTTTCTACCGGCGCGGTTAAAGCTGAGCAAACTATTTATGAAGGCTTGGCGAGTGCTCCCGATGCTTTTATTGGTCTATTTGAAGGTAAAAACCGCGGTAAAATGCTGGTTAAGCTCAGTTAG